Proteins found in one Corynebacterium sanguinis genomic segment:
- a CDS encoding resuscitation-promoting factor, translating into MAAKRINSTTSATRRVIAGSVAGAVIVGGAATAAAAAQKNVTVDVNGEATTVRTYSDNVEGALQAAGVQVGAADLVYPAPSDALQSGATVTVRTAKPVALVIDGAEQQLTSTAATVADLVSEAGITAASALSAHPDQPLTDGMTIDVTTPKIVSIKDGGNVVYTSEAAKTVGDLLAARGITFDSKDRLNVPLQAPLEPNMQIVLDRVDVSETSETVEFDAPAHVVEDNNLPAGTEEVREPGAKGEKKVLHRTVTVNGVVESSGPAGEKEIRPAVPATVVRGTKAAAAPAATAASAPSVAGGSVWDQIAQCESGGNWSINTGNGYHGGLQFNPGTWAAYGGTQYAPTADLATREQQIAIAEKTQAAQGWGAWPACTAKLGLR; encoded by the coding sequence ATGGCTGCCAAGCGCATTAACTCCACCACCTCCGCCACCCGCCGCGTTATCGCGGGCAGCGTCGCAGGCGCTGTCATCGTCGGCGGCGCCGCCACCGCCGCCGCAGCGGCCCAGAAGAACGTCACCGTCGACGTCAACGGCGAAGCCACCACGGTGCGCACCTACTCGGACAACGTCGAGGGCGCGCTGCAGGCGGCCGGCGTGCAGGTGGGCGCAGCCGACCTCGTCTACCCGGCGCCGTCGGACGCACTGCAGTCCGGGGCCACCGTCACGGTGCGCACCGCCAAGCCGGTCGCACTGGTGATCGACGGCGCTGAGCAGCAGCTCACGTCTACCGCCGCGACGGTCGCGGACCTGGTCAGCGAGGCCGGCATTACCGCCGCCTCGGCACTGAGCGCGCACCCGGACCAGCCGCTGACCGATGGCATGACCATCGACGTGACCACCCCGAAGATCGTCTCCATCAAGGACGGCGGCAACGTCGTCTACACCTCGGAGGCCGCCAAGACCGTCGGCGACCTGCTCGCCGCCCGCGGGATCACCTTCGACTCCAAAGACCGCCTCAACGTCCCGCTTCAGGCCCCGCTCGAGCCGAACATGCAGATCGTGCTCGACCGCGTCGACGTCTCCGAGACCTCCGAGACCGTCGAGTTCGACGCCCCGGCCCACGTGGTGGAGGACAACAACCTCCCCGCGGGTACCGAGGAGGTCCGCGAGCCGGGCGCGAAGGGTGAGAAGAAGGTGCTGCACCGTACCGTCACCGTCAACGGCGTCGTGGAGTCCTCCGGCCCGGCCGGCGAGAAGGAGATCCGCCCCGCGGTTCCCGCCACCGTCGTCCGCGGCACCAAGGCCGCCGCTGCCCCCGCCGCCACCGCCGCGAGCGCCCCGTCGGTCGCCGGCGGCTCGGTGTGGGACCAGATCGCGCAGTGCGAGTCCGGCGGCAACTGGTCGATCAACACCGGCAACGGCTACCACGGCGGCCTGCAGTTCAACCCGGGCACCTGGGCGGCCTACGGCGGCACCCAGTACGCGCCGACCGCCGATCTGGCCACCCGCGAGCAGCAGATCGCGATCGCCGAGAAGACCCAGGCCGCCCAGGGCTGGGGCGCCTGGCCCGCCTGCACCGCGAAGCTGGGCCTGCGCTAA